From the genome of Thermodesulfobacteriota bacterium:
TCAATGGGGGCTGGAGCGTTTCTGGAGGAGGATATGCTGGCGCTGGAGCTGAGTTCTCTTTTAATTATGACACTTGTTGCGAAGATGGAAAAACAAAAAAGGTCGCTTCTCTGACTTCATGTGTTGGATTCGGTGTTGGTACCTCAGCGAAAACGAAATTTGAATTGCCACCTATCCTCCCGTCTTTGCCACTATCTTCTAATGTTGGTAATAGGGGCAATAAATGCCCGAAGACCGGTGATGTCTATTTAGAAAAATCATTAGCATTAGGTTATTATATAGGCGCTGCAGGTGCAGTCCGAATTGGGCGAGATTTTGTGGAAGCTGAGGCATCAGCTGCTTTAGTAGTTGGAGCTGAAGTAGTTCCGATTAAAGCATGCGCTATTAATGTACTATGGAAAAAGACTATTAATGATTGTTGTAATTAGAATAGAAAATGGCGGAGGCGGAAACAATAATGGTAAAAAATGATGCGGGGAGTATTTATGGGCTATTCTTACTAAGCTATTCTGCTCTTTTGTTTTTGATATATTTAACTATGAGCGCTTTGGGGGTAATAGTTATTTCTGTTTTTAACTCAATGGTTGAGGTTGGTTTCTCAGAGATACTATTCAAGGCAGTATTTTATAGTGCAGTGATAATTTTCATAGTGTATCTCTTATCTAATATCATACTCAATATCTTTTATTATTATAAATACCTTAATAATAAGAAAAAAATGAGTAGTGGAGAAACATTCTTTTCAATAATTATTAAGCATCCTTTTTTTTGTAACACTTACTACTTCGATGAATTTTATGGACGGTATCTCCCATATATTCTATATCGATTTTTGGGGAAGTTCCTTATAGAATCTAGAAATAAGATCGTGAAATAGTTGGTGCGCGGGTGGCACCGGCAGTGTCCTAATCACCAGATCTTAACACAGGTAGTGTCCAGAATTTTTCGCACTTTCTAATGACCATATGATAGCCCAGCATTCTGTTGGGTTGGAGTTTCCAGAGAGCCCCAGGGTGTCATGACACCCTGGGGCTTCGCCGTCAGGCGGCGGCCTTGTCAATTTCCTGTAAACGATCCATATTCAGATATCGAGTGATTCCCCATTTACTCCCGGCAATGTAACGGAGCCGGGCCGCTGGTAGTGTCCAGAATTTTTCGCACTTTCTAATGACCATATGATAGCCCATCATTCTGTTGGGTTGGAGTTTCCAGAAAGCCCCTGGGTGTCATGACACCCAGGGGCTTCGCCGCGTCA
Proteins encoded in this window:
- a CDS encoding RHS repeat-associated core domain-containing protein, with product MYPGQYYDAETGLHYNGWRYYEPGTGRYLRKDPIGIKGGINLYIYVKDNPVKIIDFNGGWSVSGGGYAGAGAEFSFNYDTCCEDGKTKKVASLTSCVGFGVGTSAKTKFELPPILPSLPLSSNVGNRGNKCPKTGDVYLEKSLALGYYIGAAGAVRIGRDFVEAEASAALVVGAEVVPIKACAINVLWKKTINDCCN